The region TTCAAGCGCGTGACCGGGGGTGAGGGCATTGCATAACCTGATCCTTTGTGAATTTCAAAAGTTCAAACGGCGTCCCATGTTTCTGCTGGCGACACTGGCGGCATTCATTTTTCCGATTGTGATGACAGCGCTGTACTGGAACACCCCAACGCAGCCGGATTTTGACAATCTATTTTCGGGAATTGTTGACTACGGAGATTTCCTTCTACTGCTTCCCATTTTGGTGGTAATCTCTACTTCGCTGTTTTTTACGGAGCAGGACAGCGACACGTTAAAAAACCTTGCGACGATCCCGGTCTCAAGAGAAAGGCTTGTGCTGGCGAAAATAAGCGTCATGGCGATTGTTGCCGTGGCCTATTCCCTCGGCGGATTTCTAGCCAGTGCAGTGTGCGCAAAGCTGCTGGGCATGGCTCTTATCAATATGGGGCAGAAATTTTTTCTCAGCATTTTGCTTGGGCTTATGCTCCTGGTAGCGTCTCTCCCATGCGTAGTATTAGTGGTGTGGTTCAATAAGAACAACCTGATTTCCATTGTCATCACCCTGTTTTATACGATTGTCAACTACGTCGTCCACTTTACGGACGCAGGCATGCTGACACCTGTCGGTGTGAATATCGGGACGGTGCTGCCCATCCCGCTGATCAACCGCTGGATCTATCAGTTTTACGATCCGGGGAAAGGTTCAGCATCGGAATTTTATGAAACCATGAGGCCATACTTTGTTTCCACCCCCGTCTGCCTTGTAATCCTTGCTGTGATGGCGGTTGTGTTTACCGCGCTGATGATACGGATTTACAACCAGCGCGAACTATAGAAGGAGGCGTGACGATGAATTTGATTCGCACAGAATTTCAAAAACTGAAACGGTACAGCATCATCCTCGTTGGCATCATCGGTGTAACCTGTTCTCCTATCATTTCGATTGCAATGCAGAACATGATGTCGGACGACGCCAAGACCGTTTTGAACTATACATTTCCTGATTTACTTAACAGCACCATCTGGAACAACATGACAATCTTTTTCCCTATGATTCTCGCCCTGATCGGTGGCTATATGATTAACCGGGAATACACGGATGACACTCTCAAGAATCTGCTGACCGTCCCCGTCAGTTTTCCACGCCTTATGACTGGCAAGCTGACCGCCCTCGGTATGGTTGCGTTGCTGCTCGGTCTTTATAACGCATTCGTTACAATAATCGTCGGCCTGATCTGCTGCCCGGAAAACATGTCGCTAAGCATCATTTTATCGGGTAGTGTCCAGATTATCGGAATGGCCTTGTTTATCTGCATTGGGGAATTCCCTCTGATCGCCCTTTGCGGGCGCAGACAGGACGCTTTCCGGGGCGGAGCCGTGGTTGCATTCCTTCTCGGATACATTACGATTTACTTTAAGAATCCCGTGATTCGCAATCTGTGGCCGTTGTCAGCCGGACTCAGTATCGTACGCTTCGGCGGCGAGGGCTTTGTGTCCGATACCGCAGGCAGCTATGCTTCCACGCAGAACGTTTTAATTGGCATCTGCGTAATCTTAGCAATGATACTGCTGACCGGAATCATTATCAATATTCCGAGCAAAGACGCAGCTGCAGCCGCTTCCTTAAAGAAGAGCGGTCACGGCAAGCATAACCGATAGGAGGTTCACAAGTGAAAAAATCAATCCTTTTTTTAATGATAGCGTGCTGCTTCGTTTTTGTACTGACAGGCTGCACTAAAGATGAGATCGTTGATCACTACAACCAAACTCTTCAGGAAGCCGGGGACGATAACCTGACAAAAGACAGCAAATTGCAGGGAAAGCGCAGCTTCGGCTCCGACAGCTATGTCGGGAACTATTCCGCTGATTACGACGGATTCACAGGAACGGAAACCCTGTTTGGCGGAACGGCGCTGGAACGGGAGGACGGAAATAAAATTGAAATCACCTGCACCCTCAACATCACGGATGGGACTGCAAAGGTTGTTTTTAAGTCAGGGACGGATGACCCTCAGGTGCTGATCGAAAGCAGCGGCGATTATTCTGAAACAATTGAGCTGCCATCTGCCAGCAACTATATAGCCGTTGAGGGCGATGGCTTCACTGGCTCTGTAGAACTGGAAATCAAATAAAAGGAGTAAAAAAACCATGAAAAATAAAATTCTAAGTATCATTGCCTTTATAACGATCTTTGTCCCAATTACTATTCTCTTTGTGTGGAAGCCGTCCGACCCGAACGCGACAGGTATCGTGATCGGTTACTTCATCTTCATCGCGCTCAGCTTTATTTATTCACTGTTTCTGTTTGCCAAAAAGCATTTGAGAGATATTTATACCAAAATTGCTCTTGGCCTGAACGCGGTGTACCTTGTGGGTATTCTGGCTTTTGTCGTGATTCCGCGTCTTATCTAAGATTGTCAGAAAAAATAACACGGGATTATCTATGAAACTGAGCGTGTATATTTGCAGTCAGCAAATCATTGCTGTATACAGTAGTCCTTGGGCATATTAATTTTTCAGGAAAGGAGCATGAACATTGTAATATGAACCGTGATGTACTGCACTGTACCGGTCTCACGAAAATAGAGGCCGGGGAAACAATCTTTCATGATATCAGCTTTAATCTGCACTACGGGAAAATCATAGCCTGTACAGGAGCCGGAACCCACGCGCTAATACGGATTTTGATCGGCAAAGATGCCAATTACATAGGGAAGTTTCAAATCGACGGGTCTATGGGATATGTGCTGCTGTCGGACACAGTCCCACTGGAGCAGACCCCCTTACAGGTCTTACAGAAAGCAAATGCAAAGCACGAAACTGACAATATGCTAACCGGTATGCTGTTGATTGCCGGGCTGGATGGTAAGGAGAAGATGCTATGCAGCGAACTGACATCAGGCGAGATCCGCAGACTGCTGGTGATACGAGAAATCCTGAAAGCTCCTGATTTATTGGTTCTGGAGGATATGTTTACAGATGCTTCAGCGTATGATCAAAAAATCATAAAGAGAATGCTCATTGAGGTTAACGCATACATAGCCGTGCTTCTAACCGCGTCCTCCGCAGAGCGTATGCGCGGACTTACTGATCAGGTTATAAATCTGAATACCGGTCAAATGAAGCTGGAAGAGGATGGGCAGCATAATGAATTTCGACAGTAAAATTCCCATCTATCTTCAATTACATAATCACTTTCAAAAATTGATTTTATCCGGTGAATTGGCACCGGGTATGCCAATTCCTTCGTTTAGAAAAATAGCGTCCGAAGCACAGGTCAACACAAATACCGTACAGCGCGCCATGATTTCTTTGGTTCATGAAGGTTTGGTGGGGAAGGAAACAGGAAAAGGTTACTCGGTGATTAAGGATCAGGAAAAAATCATGTACCGGCGTCAGGAACTGGTTCAGTATACAACCAAGCAGTTCCTGCATGCAATGAAAGCACTTGGATATGACAGGCAGCAGATCATTGAAGTGGTATTTCAATATTCCAATGACAACTCTGATTATGGTTTTGAAAATAGAATTCCGACAAAGGGCAAACTTGCCGAAAGGTAAGGACGCAAAGCCGAGGGTCTAAAGTGCGAGAGCATTATGACAGTCTGGCTGCCGTAAAGGATTGCGTATGAAACCTGCCCTTTTGCGGCAGGTTTTTTTCATAATAAATGAAAGGCGCTACCCGCCAACAAAAAAAACGTGAGTTTGGCGGGTCTATCTTAATGCCTGAATAAGCATATCGTAACCCTCCAAGCTCACCAGTTTGGAGGGTTTTCTATGTGTATTCAATATGCCTTGAACTTAAGGCGACCACTGCTCAGCAGCGGTCGGGCGTGATGAAGCGGACATCTATCTCCTACATACAGCTATAATCGGTAACTTGTCAAAAAAAGGCTATGCTGCGCATGGGCGCAGAGCGGTCACAAACACGAACTAACAGAACGTGTTAAATACGAACATATCTACAAGAGTGTATCAACGGACGACTATGTCCGCTGGTGCGCTCTTTTTGCGTTTTTAGGAGATATTCCTCGTTGTAGATCACCGCCTTCTTGTCCTTCGTTTTCAACAAAATTTTGAAAATTAGGAGGACAAACATATGTCAGTGAATAAAAAATATACCATTATTGTAAAAAGGCAGCGTGTGGAGGTCAGCGAAGCCGTCTACCGTGCCTATCATAAAGAGCGTGAAGCGGAGCGCTATCAGAACAAGCTGATTCGCCAGAATGAGCTGTCGCTGGAGCGGTTCCATGAGGATGGTGTTAACATTGATTACCTCATAGTCCGTGTTCAGCCGGACATAGTGGACAAGCTCATACATCAGGAGCAGCTGGAGTCACTGTGGGCTGCTCTTGACATCTTGCCGGAGGATGAACGCTCTCTCATTGACGAAATATTCTTCAATGAGAAAAGCGAGTCACAGATTGCTCAAAGCATTGGACTCAACCAATCTACGGTTAGTCGCAGGCTTTCAAAAATTTTATCTAAGCTGAAGAAACTAATAGAAATTTAGTTTTTTAGCGCATAGGTGTAAAGCTGATTTATCTTCTGAGGACAGGTCAGAAAAAGTCACTTCGCGTATCTTGCTGACTCTTCGTATCCCTATGGGCGTTGGCTGCTTCGTTCTTCAACGCCCGTTTGCAGTAACCGTTAAAGGCGCGCATGATAATAAAAAATAGGCACGGTGATACCTCCCTGATATCGCCGTGTCCTAAAAAAGGGTAACACTAATAGTAAATGGTAAATAACCAGTCCCGGCCAACAAGTTCGCCGCCCGATTGGGGCGGCGGTATATTTACCGTGTTTTTAGTTTTCTACAACGATCTGGCAATTCCTCTGACCACGGCATTAGTTTTACCAGTTCATCATCCGGAACATTATTTCTTGGATAATGCATTAACTGCTCAAGCAGATAAGAGAAGTACTCATACGGCTTAAGACCATTCGCTTTTGCTGTTTCAGCAATGCTATATAAGGCAGCGCTAGCCTCTGCACCGTTCTTCGAATCGATGATGTGCCAGCTGTGTTTACCAACACAGAATGAACGGATACTTCTTTCTGCATCATTGTTATCAAGAGGTATTTTCGGATCTTCAAGAAATACTCTTAAAAACTGTTCCTGATGAATGGAATAATCAAGAGCACCTGCCAGTTTTGAACTTTTATCCAGTCCCGTTTTACCTGCATTCTCTTTTATCCACTCAAAATAGGCATCCATCAGAGGTTTGACTGAGTTTTTTCTATGATCCAGTCTTTCTTCATCGGATGATTTTTCATACATATGATCCACATGATAGATAGCAGCGATCCTTTTTACTGCTTCAGCTGCTATTTTCTGTCCAGGTGTGGAAGGACCGTTTTTTCCACTGGCTTTTACAATCTCAGCGAACCGTCTTCTGGCATGAGACCAGCAGCCAGCAACCTTCAGATCATCAGACCGTTCCTTCGCCAGGGTGTGATATACCTGATAACCATCTGTCACAAGAGTCCCTTTGTATCCTTTTAGGAATTCTCTTGGGGCGGCAGTCCCTCTCGTTCCTGGATACTCGTAAAGGAAGACCGGTGGTTTTTCCGAACTGCCAGGTGAATGGTAGACCCACATGTACTGCTTACATTTTTCTGGCATTACAAAAGGGGTTTCGTCACAGTGTATATGATGGCTTTTCATAATCTCTGCCTTCATCATGTCATGTATCGGGCCAAGATAGTATTGGTGAATACGGATCATCCACCCTGCCATATCCTGTCTTGGAATGTTAACGTCATTCCTTAAAAACTCTTCAGAAAGCCGGTTTAATGGTACCGCATTGACATACTTGGCGTTAATGATGGCTCCTGCCAGTTCCGGGGTAAGGATGCTGTGACTTAATAGACGCAGAGGAACCTCTGCGCGAAGAATCCCACCGGTATCATGATTTCCGGCATATACTTTGATGTGATGCTCCAGTACTTCGAAGTGAGCCGGTACATACTTTAGCTCTTTGTATATTTCATCCGGCAGATAATGCCAGCCCTTTGGGAAGTGTTCTGAGAGCTCTTTTTCAGTACGTTCATGCGATACGACGATGGTCTCGATATCCTTCAGGTTGATATCACGCTTTCCCTTGGAACGAGGCTTGCGCTTACGAACAAGGACTGTTTCCATATCTAGTTCTTCGGGAATTCCATTCTCAGTCAGTGACTCAGCCTCATTGAGGATACACAGGTTTTCAAGATCGAAAGATAATTGTCCTTCTGTCGGCAGAGTCTTCTCAGATTTCCTGCCAAACCGATTCTGTGTAAGAATAGAGATTTGTTCCTTTAGACTTTCAACTTGATGGAGCATCTGCTCATTCTGCTTTTGAATGGTAGTATTCTGCTCCGAAATAAGCTGGAAACTTTCATGCAGCTGCAAGTAAAGCATAACAATCATATC is a window of [Clostridium] saccharolyticum WM1 DNA encoding:
- the tnpC gene encoding IS66 family transposase yields the protein MEKTTITKDELNNLSKDMIVMLYLQLHESFQLISEQNTTIQKQNEQMLHQVESLKEQISILTQNRFGRKSEKTLPTEGQLSFDLENLCILNEAESLTENGIPEELDMETVLVRKRKPRSKGKRDINLKDIETIVVSHERTEKELSEHFPKGWHYLPDEIYKELKYVPAHFEVLEHHIKVYAGNHDTGGILRAEVPLRLLSHSILTPELAGAIINAKYVNAVPLNRLSEEFLRNDVNIPRQDMAGWMIRIHQYYLGPIHDMMKAEIMKSHHIHCDETPFVMPEKCKQYMWVYHSPGSSEKPPVFLYEYPGTRGTAAPREFLKGYKGTLVTDGYQVYHTLAKERSDDLKVAGCWSHARRRFAEIVKASGKNGPSTPGQKIAAEAVKRIAAIYHVDHMYEKSSDEERLDHRKNSVKPLMDAYFEWIKENAGKTGLDKSSKLAGALDYSIHQEQFLRVFLEDPKIPLDNNDAERSIRSFCVGKHSWHIIDSKNGAEASAALYSIAETAKANGLKPYEYFSYLLEQLMHYPRNNVPDDELVKLMPWSEELPDRCRKLKTR
- a CDS encoding ABC transporter permease, with the protein product MRALHNLILCEFQKFKRRPMFLLATLAAFIFPIVMTALYWNTPTQPDFDNLFSGIVDYGDFLLLLPILVVISTSLFFTEQDSDTLKNLATIPVSRERLVLAKISVMAIVAVAYSLGGFLASAVCAKLLGMALINMGQKFFLSILLGLMLLVASLPCVVLVVWFNKNNLISIVITLFYTIVNYVVHFTDAGMLTPVGVNIGTVLPIPLINRWIYQFYDPGKGSASEFYETMRPYFVSTPVCLVILAVMAVVFTALMIRIYNQREL
- a CDS encoding sigma-70 family RNA polymerase sigma factor, whose protein sequence is MSVNKKYTIIVKRQRVEVSEAVYRAYHKEREAERYQNKLIRQNELSLERFHEDGVNIDYLIVRVQPDIVDKLIHQEQLESLWAALDILPEDERSLIDEIFFNEKSESQIAQSIGLNQSTVSRRLSKILSKLKKLIEI
- a CDS encoding GntR family transcriptional regulator → MNFDSKIPIYLQLHNHFQKLILSGELAPGMPIPSFRKIASEAQVNTNTVQRAMISLVHEGLVGKETGKGYSVIKDQEKIMYRRQELVQYTTKQFLHAMKALGYDRQQIIEVVFQYSNDNSDYGFENRIPTKGKLAER
- a CDS encoding ABC transporter permease, translated to MNLIRTEFQKLKRYSIILVGIIGVTCSPIISIAMQNMMSDDAKTVLNYTFPDLLNSTIWNNMTIFFPMILALIGGYMINREYTDDTLKNLLTVPVSFPRLMTGKLTALGMVALLLGLYNAFVTIIVGLICCPENMSLSIILSGSVQIIGMALFICIGEFPLIALCGRRQDAFRGGAVVAFLLGYITIYFKNPVIRNLWPLSAGLSIVRFGGEGFVSDTAGSYASTQNVLIGICVILAMILLTGIIINIPSKDAAAAASLKKSGHGKHNR
- a CDS encoding P-loop NTPase family protein gives rise to the protein MNRDVLHCTGLTKIEAGETIFHDISFNLHYGKIIACTGAGTHALIRILIGKDANYIGKFQIDGSMGYVLLSDTVPLEQTPLQVLQKANAKHETDNMLTGMLLIAGLDGKEKMLCSELTSGEIRRLLVIREILKAPDLLVLEDMFTDASAYDQKIIKRMLIEVNAYIAVLLTASSAERMRGLTDQVINLNTGQMKLEEDGQHNEFRQ